The following nucleotide sequence is from Oncorhynchus clarkii lewisi isolate Uvic-CL-2024 chromosome 6, UVic_Ocla_1.0, whole genome shotgun sequence.
TCCATCGTAGTTGAAGATGCCCACAAGGCTGACAGGCACAGCTTTGTTGACACACCGGCCCAGGGCCTTCCTGGAGAGGGCAAACACAAAGGGAACGCCCTGCTCCCGACAGGTGTCAATGATGGTGTGGAGAGCTTCATCCAGACCGCCTGTGGAAGAGGGAATACATGATCCTTAGCATTGTGCACTGTAAACACTGAAAAAAGGGCAAAACATGAGAAAAGTTCATTTCACCTGCTTAAAATCTACTTACATTACAAGGACTGGGTATTGTCATTTTTCTCTTGCGTGTACAATATAAACAATGAAAAGCAACAATTCTAAAGAGACAATGGTGAGATAATGCCCCTGGAATCTCAGTCAACACAGGAAACCCAGGTTGTAGAAGTTAAGTCTAATGAGTATGCTGTACCTTTAGATTGGATCCGTTCACAGTTGGGGGAGATGACAACACACTTGACCTTCCTGAGTTTGAGGTGTTTGAGGACCTCCCGGAGGCCCATGACCAGACGTCTCTTCATGCGGGCCTTCATAGGGTCTTTCTGGTACAGCCGGTCCTGGAAGCGCACCAGCTCTTTCAGCAGGTTGGTCACACACTCGTCCACATCTTTACTCAGCACCTGGCTGCAGTAACTGGGAGACAATAtttaaatggtgtgtgtgtgtcatccagtATGGTTAAGAGTATATGTTTAGAATCTTATCTTGTCAGTGTAAGAAATGGAAACCATGATGGCTTACTCTCTGAATTTCCTGCTGTGGATTTTGGGTCGAAAGGGAGGGCAGGGCtgtggctggttggttggctctTCCGTCTCCTCCgtctccttctcagtctcctcctcagtgtcCCCCTCAGTCTCCCCCTGTACTTCTGACTGCTCCTCAAGCACAGAGGGGCTAGTAGGGCTGCTGCTTACATCTgaagtatcacacacacacacattacctctTACACTTAGTCAGAAATACTTACAGTACATTTTCTACTCTAAAAATGATGAAGTGAAGTTCTGTCTGACCCGTAGAGTCACGCTGGTCCTGGTCTATGCCGATGGCCTCACACAGCTCCTCTGTTATGTCGCCGGCCATCTTGGATTCTTCACTTGAAGGGGGCAGTGCCCGCTCCTCCAGCAAACGGTTCTGTTTcctgtcttccctctccttgAGAATCACCTGCAGATTGAACAGACAAAACAATACTGGTAAAGGGTGGCAGTAgagtacgggactataaaaacgTATTTAAAGACAGATTGGTCTAAAATGCATGCTAAAGTAAGGCTTATCAAGCATGATCTCGTCCAATAGCCGTGCACCATTCAGCAAAGCATTCAATAGGGTAAAAACATTTAACCATCACAGAAAATGTTTGTGGGAGTAAAGAAAGGCAGAGTTAATCCAAGCTAGGGAATGATAACACAGTCCATACATATTTCCAGATAGCTGGGGTCTGAGAGACTCACCCTTTTCAGTGGTGTGGGTTTCTTAGCTTTGGGAACCTCTCTCTGCTTGCCCTTCTTTACCAGAGGGCTGGTCGAGTCCAAGGGGTTGTGGGCTATCTTATCCTGTGTCCATGGTTTCTTCTGGATTAGTGCGTTCTTATGGCCTACAGGTAGCGACCCACCAACTACATAGTAACAAGTGTCGAAGATATGTTAGAATAGCATGATGCAAAACGTGGGTAGCAATGTGTACGCATTGTATCATCATCAGTGCTATTTTTCATGTAAAAGTTCCATGagtaaaaaattttaaaaaatgactgaAGTTTTTTTCTGCTGTAATATAACCTGAGAGGATGACCCCTTTGGTGTCCTGCTTGTCTTTCTGAGTTTGCTGTTTCTTCTCCAGAACCGCCAACATATTCCCAATATCCAGCTGCACAGGGACTTTGCTCTTCTTCCCACTGGTCTTCTCAGCTTTCTGATGAGAAGGTTTCATCATTTACAAGAATAACCATTTGGACAAAGTTACACAACAACGGAGGTTGACTTTCAGGCTATCTGCTCTTCTAACATCATGAACAGTGTCTGTACAGAATAAGCCAGCCTGAATCAGATTTCAATATTTTCCTATAAAATCATGAGTAAAGTTCAATGCTGACCTGTCCCTTCTTTGTCTCTGAAGGGAGAGCTTTTCCTGCTGTGGCTTTGTCCTTGTTTTGGTCACCTGGCTGGAGTCCTGTTCCTTCTCTGTGACCCTCCTTTACcagaaataaaaatgtatgtgTATTGATTATTGATTCAATTAAGTTGTAATTTCATTTATAATGCTTCTGGTTTGTATTTTCAAGAGTAATGTTAATTCCCTACCTCCGTGTTGACTAGTTTTGCCATGTTTCTCAACACTATTGAGTTGTGGCCTTGCACTCTGGCTAAACCAGCGAAGGCCAGAGACAAGTCTGGAAACTCTTCTTCATCCTAGGAGGAAAATAAACAGTCAAcaaataaattaaattgatttgaTACTAAATATCATCAGTGTGGGGTTTTAGGCTCAGTTTCTGTATAAACACTGTAGCAACTACTGTTGTAAAAGGGGCTctattaataaatacatttgatttcttAAAAAtaggcagcacacaattggcacagcatcatccgggttaagggagggtttggcaggggtaggccatcattgtaaataataatttgttctcaactgacttccCTAGGTAGGTTAAATAAATGGGAGGTCTCTTGAAGTGTTTTAAAATATCCCTCTTCACAATGGAAAGCACTTTTGAGCATATTATTAAAACATAACTATAGAGCTCAGTGGCCAGTTTAAcaggtacaccaccccgttcacaaAAATAGTTTGCACCAACAGTGAGTTACGTGGCCAGCTATATAAAGCAAGCAGAcagaggcattcagttactgttcgattgaatgttagaatgggcaaaacaattgacctaagcgactttgagcgtggtatgatcatcggtgccaggcgcaccggttccagtatctcagaacaACAATTTCTAGAGTGTACCGAGAATGGtgtgacaaacaaaacaaaattcAGTCAGCGGCACAtctcgttgatgagagaggtaAGAGAATGGCAAgaagagaatggcaagaatcatgcaagctaacaggcaggcCAAACACAGGCAAATAACGGCACAGTACAACAGCGGTGTGCAGAACAGCATCTCAAAACACACAACTTGTCGGTctttgtcacggatgggctattgcagcagacgaccacacagGTTCCACTCTTATCAGCTAAAATAAaaaagcggctccagtgggcacacgatcaccaacactggaggagtggaaaaacactgcctggtccgacaaatcctggttcctgttgcgtcatgctaaTGGCAGAGTCATGATTTGGCATTAAGCAGCATGAATTTTATGggcccatcctgcctggtgtcaatggtacaggctgatgacggtggtgtaatggtgtggggattTTTTTTTCCTGGCACAGGTTGGgacccttgataccaattgagctaCGCTTGAACgccacaccttgtagaatccatgcctcTGAAGAATTTAGGCCGTTCCGGAGGCAAAGGAGGGACCGACgtggtactagatgggtgtacctaataaacttaGTATTTGTACATGTGCACTGTTACTTATTGCACCTCAAACTTGGGTGGCTCCTGATAAATGACCAGGTCCTCAGACTCCTCTAACGCTCCAACTTCACCCGGCATTTTggatttcttcttcttcttcttccctttcttcttcttctcagaGGCTTGTTCTTCTTGCTGCACAGATGTTTCCTTCTAATTAAGGACAAGACAAAAGGTCAAATTCTCTTCAAAAGTGAAAATGTTGGTCAACTTAATTTCTACCTCAGTAAATCATCAAAGCTTAAACATATCAGTTTGAGAGCAAGGGGGCACTTTAGCTAGATCGAGATGTACAGTAGGATTTGCATCAAGCACACACAGTACCTGGGAGGGAGTGCCATTATTGACCGTTTTCTTGGGGATTACTTTCTTTGGAGGCTGGGAGGCCACATTGGCCCAGGAGGTCACTGCTAGGCCACTGCTCTGTGAAACTGCCTCCACAGTCTGACCTGAAGTACATTGATTATTTTCTTAAATGGCATACAGCAAAAACCATTACATTACTTTTGAATGCTAAATTTAAAAAAGGTCCAGTACCTTGTGCGATAGTCATGGATGCATCACTATTTTCACTGGAAGCGGTGCATCGACTGGGGTCCTGTCTTTGTACTTTTCTTACTGGTGTAGTCTACAGATCCAAAAATCAAATGGCATTTCTTAAGATAAATTAGAAATAACATTTATGACAGCATGCTATAGCTCAGTAGACCTACCTTACTAGTGGATACTGAGCTCTGATGATGGGGGGTGAGGGATGGTGAGGCTGATCCCCAGCAGGTTCCAGGTTTCTGTGGGGCAGGAAGTGCAGGACTGCCGGGTGCCAAACCACCCAGCTCTGGGAATTCAGCCATTTTCACCTCAAACGTGACAAGATCCAACTGGGCAGGTTCAGATCTCTCTGATGACTTTGGGGCAGATCTGGTCCCTCTAAAAACCCCTGCAGACAAAGCAAATAACACACCACActaaagaaaaaaaaagtttcTTGCAAATGGAAGAGTATataaagtgcattcagaaagcattcagaccctttcacttcttccacaatttgttacgttacagccttattctaaaatgatttcaatattttttccccctcaatctacagacaatacaccCCATAATgcataataccccataacaaagcaaaaacaggtttttagaaatgtttgcaaatgtaataaaaacaaaaacggaaatataacatttatataagtacTCAGActctactcagtactttgttgaatgaACTTTGGCTGTAATTAGAgcatagagtcttcttgggtatgatgctacaagcttggcacacctgtatttggggagtttctccccttctctgtagctctgttaggttgtatggggagtgttgctacacagctattttcaggtctctccagagatgttcgatcgggttcaagtccgggctctggctgggccactcaaggacattccgagacttgtccccgaagccactcctgtgttgtcttggctgtgtgcttagggttgttgtcctgttggaaggtgaaccttcaccctagtctgagaTCCTgactgctctggagcaggttttcatcaaggatctctgtactttgcttcactcatctttccctcgatcctgactagtcttccagtccctgtcgcaaaaaaaaaaaaatcccacagcatgatgctgcgaCCACcgtacttcaccgtagggatggtgccaggttctccagacgtgatgcttggcatttaggccaaaaagttacatctttgtttcatcagaccagaaaatcttgtctCACATAGACTGAGTCTTTAGTTGCcctttggaaaactccaagtagactatcatgtgccttttactgaggagtagcttctgtctggccactctatcataaaggtctgattagtggagtgctgcagagctgGTTAGTCGTTGTTAGCGGGCAacgacggtggcactgtattatcctcaaagcgggcaaagaaggtgtttagtttgtctggaagcgtgacgtgGGCGTCCATGACATGCTAgcttttctttttgtagtcctgtagaccctgccacatacgtctcgtgtctgggCCGTTGAATTTCACTTGATTGATTGCCTTGGAGGGAATAATTACACTGTTTAACTACACTTTCACTTTGATCTGGCCTGTGTTGAGGTCATgtgtagatgcgcttgttttgagatcaaagcgagagctgcatgtagccacgtaaGTACATTTGTTCacatcctttgctagttagtgagagttattagcccagctatagatcatttgtagtcagcaatgggggagtgattacttcctacaagagcacaacacAAGTaaatttctagacatctttgaaaagcgagtcaggtaaagagctttttttgtcttaaaggggcagtatttTGCGACGGTCTTGAATAAACGAAGTAGTCAATAGGCAGAGGGTATCATAATTTGTCTTATTCTCTGTAATAGTAGTAtaggaataataatgcattttattttgtaaagtggtttattgcatcaaacaacattttcagtcacctccttgtcaaGCCCTACAtgtttttcaaaagtctcatggaatgtaggacTACATTAAACACCACACATTggttgctactgtaggctggatgatagaacagctatttccatgttaaaatgttatgggatacaTTTTCTCCATtctttttgatggtaggccacccTGGAAGGCCTAAATTATGATCAAAAggcacagtagcctacttgactgCCACTGTCTGAAACTGTACCTTatagcgggtacagcctcagtgttcacagtaaacacacgcTGGAAGTTGCACAATTTGAGGGAACATTGATACCTACCATTAACAAAACATTATGAATATGTGTGCGTTATATGCAACATGTGTGATTACCTCTTCTTGGTGCATCCAATGATGTCCTGATCATGTTATTGTCCTGAGAACAAAAATCAGAACTAGATTTTGATGCCTGTGAAGTTGGGGGGGGGATCAGTTGAGATATATGAATACACATTAAAGTAAATTTGTTTGTATTAAGCTATATTCTAGTTTGGTTTCAAAGTGGTCAGTATAATTAAACAGACCTTTGTCTGCTGATCACGTATAAGTCGTTCTCCAGCTGTGTATGCACTGGTTTCAGTTGTCCCTTTGGTACGACGGCTGCTGATGTAGCCATGCTTGCTCTGTGCGTCTCCTCGCATACCATCAGTGGTTGATGGCCTCTGCCTGGGGCTCTTTCTCGAGTCGTCACCTGAAGTAGACTTACCAGCCTGATGCCTGGATGGAGATTTAGAAATTAACGAGTTCACTCCACAATCATGTTAGCTACGCAATCTGCAATAAACTGAAGACAAATAGCAAAATAGCTATGTTTCTGCTCTATGACAGAATATACCAAATAGTTTACCAtttaaaaacacactaccctacaccaACTCCGGCAAGTACTTGCTTTAGAGAAATGTATGGAAACAATAAAAGGCACAATAAATGAATTAGTCCTACCTTCTAGAACCTTGATCTAACAGATAAGGGGTTGGTAGTGTCAGGGGCAGTGAAGTTGTGAGTTGTTTAGGGGCCTCCAATCTCCCTTCCTGCTGGACTTTTGGAACAAAGGGCTGGACTGCAGGTGACAATTTGCTCTGCTGCAATATACCAAAGCAAATAAGAAATTAACCAATAATATTACATTGAAATTTAACTAACAAGGAAAGATATGTCTAAGTTAGCGACAAGTGTACGTGAACACTAGCAGGTAAGGGAAGTAATTTCAAAGCCAACACAAGTGCAATGGCCAAGGACATTGGGTCTGCAACGTCACGAATACACACGTTAgtttaacaagtcagttaaaactATCTCGGCTTCCAATTGCTAGTGGCGCTAGTCAGGGATACAGTAATGCGTCAGTGCCTACCTAGCCCATCCACTCAAGCTCAATTGGTTTGTTATGGTTAGCCTAGCTCGTGCACATGTAACGGTACTAGCGACtatcaatcttagctagctagctacataacgTTAATCATTCGGCGTGAAATAAAATCGTCGAAGTCGAATTTCATGatagtcatgtccaatcaaacaACCGACAACTGGCTGGCATATGGCAGTTTAGTATTACACAACAGTTGCTATCTAGCATCCTGTTTTCAGCATGCgaatgtagctagttagctacttcGCTTGGCTAGCTATAGGCATTTCTCAATAACAAACTGCATCCTTAATCTTACCTTGTCCATCTCCTGTTTCGTGATTGCCAGTTGAAGTCAGATGGTCATGTTTCTgtcgtgtatatatatatatatgcacacagTTAGCTGACTACACAGTTACTGTACAAACATAGCATGACATCGGTTGAACACAACTCTCAGGCAAGTCAGCTGTGGAAAATTTGAGCACCCAGAGTGCACATGATGTAGCACCAAGCTTCAATAGTGTGCAACTGCAGCCCGCAATTCTGGGCGTTCCTCACTCTGACCATTCTACATGCCCTAGCAGAGCTAGtaagctgttttcatgttatctagagcgaTGGTGACTGAAATCTGCTGCTGACAACAATTTAATCACGCTtctttgccgacgtttactgacaccggccatattgaACGTTCGTAAattaatcagttattctgcgctctggtaaaCTCAGACAATAGTGCTCTGATATCGGAGTAGACAGACAGAATTAACAATGTCCATTGATAACGCACTGCGACTATACTACTTATCTAAGAATGACGTGAATAATCAaatcaataaacgttgggtagttagattgcatatagttaatatactgcctgGTAAAttcgatgtattagtagccaactaacctTGTAACAGTAGCTAACATACCcttacatactgctgtaatgcaaacaaaaacaattaataataatacaaaaatataaataaaatactgCTGTAATTCTATGCGGTTCAAAGCATAGCGTAGCTAAGAAATTgccagccaacataacgtgtaacttatttgaaaagtgatgactttattacattgctcaacattttaacatttgtcataattagttaaagcaatgaactTGTATCCGCCCTCGTAGAACTTCCGCTGCATATTTTCCGTCATTTACTTCAAAATCTGAAAAGCCACGCCTATTTTGTGAACGGCATTATAGTCCATAAAAGCACGGAAAGTGTCCACTgcttatatatttttattttattaacaacaaatcaatacaggaagtacatgtgggaacacaagtatatataaataatatacaaagGACAATTGGGCTAGGGGGTACAAAAGGACCTTAAGGGACGTACATACACAtataattctaacagctttttttgttagcagagtatttaattgtcttaaaatatagTTCAATAAATGTTTGTAAGTTAAGAAAATgtggtgttttgtttgtaaatttacatttgtgaatatgaaatttggccaaaagaataatgaaattaagtACATAAAAttgtttcagcttatttctatcgtaggtaaagaatccaagcagtacatgtatccacaatagtgtaaaatcttcataaatgtgttcaattataaatctactgatgtcttggtgtccactgcttgtatacttcgtattttgtggaatttagtacgacatccgggaacttttggcatactaactatacactttttattttttatactaaCTATACACATACTATGATCCTATATACTCAATTACGTCACAAATTGTACGGTTAGTATGACTATTCGAACACAGCTCCTATCGACCGGTATCGCCCACGCATTATTATTCTGTAAGGTTTATCGGCTGCTGGCCACCAACGTTATTGTGCATTAACGCCACCTGCTGTATTGGAGCGCCCTCTCCTCCCACCTATCCTTGCTTAAAAATGGAAGTATAAAGAGGAGTTTGAACGCCCCGAATTGCAGGCCGCAATTGCACGCTTCTCCCAAGCTTCTTCTTCGTTGTATTGGCGAATCGCAACCAACTGAAAGGTGAATACACCGCcgcctactgtactggagtgtcaGCCCGGCCTCCCTATTTACCTATTTATTTTATCTAGCCCTGTGTTTCCACCTACTGTTCTGGTGTGgattcattacactttgtgacAAGAAATGGGAAGAAAAATTGTACCAACCCATGAACCCCATGAACACCCATGaattaaaacctcaccactattCCACTACTCTCTTACTATACACCAGGCCGGGACACTATTGTTCAACGCACCTTGTAACGCTTGTCAGTAAAATCTCGTACACCTAAAtactctgcagctgccaccacaacatctattttcGGTGATTTACATTCCATTTCTGTGGTACAGTTCataaccattgctatgaacgCTAAGAAACCAACCTTACTGAGACACATTATTCTTCAATGAGATTTAACagtggttggcatccaataaatgttgcattaccgccacctactagactggagtacaactccctTATATACTTTActtgaaaaaaatgaaataaatacccTACCATGTAATACAACACTctcaaaaatacaaataaataaataaaatcataaaaaaataccactctactccactatttaaatgtatttagtcCTTCCTCAGGGCAAcaacctgaaaggatgggacaccaccacttaacacaccctgtaactcttctgatgtcaagtctcgcacacccaaataactcatgcaaaactacaaatccctgcaagctcctgcacttTATCTCTAGCTGACAACTTGGCTAATTGGTATCGTGTCAATTTAAAACATGCACAAGACAGTTCTCAGAATTGTCAATTTAAAATAAATGTAGCCTATTTAATAATTCCTACATTTAGCTAActttagatagttaatccagagattcatACCTTTGTCTCGATTCGGCAGCCTCGTCCAgttcatcatggcatttgtagttctttatgatagtcACAtcagcagctaattagcatttcatttttgtggggtaaatacaggcaaatatattgacatgtcaccttgtcctagagagatttacacagttcTCAAAATGCCACACCATGGTAAGCCTACAGgtgtgtttctaaaatcccctatggaaaAAATAAATGGTGGGAAAACAATTGTAACTActgcatttccttgtttgaccgctaggttttatgggtattgaGACTCATACTATGGTACTCTCTGCCTCAGAAGCTAGTTTATATGTAAAGTTTACATTATTTGACCGACCAACAGGTACAGCAGCGCCCTCACCTGTACGTTTATCATTAGTTACTACAGCCAGTCATAAACCCTGCCTATTCCCACAATTGGTCttcctaaaatgtgattttaaatctAACCACCAATTAAGAgcaaacatttttttgttttcattaattttTACAGTGGGAATGAGGATGTTGCATGATCATTGTGTGGTAAATAAGAGTATATTGCATAAAGGACAAGGCAACACTATCACACAAACTCAGAGCTTTTTTTAATATAGATAAAGATATTTTGAATAATCTCAATACTGATACTACATTCaattgatttaaaaataaaataatgttatGTTTTAATTGTAACAGCTCATTGATTTACTTTTCTTAAGTAATAAACAAATAGTACCTCAAATATACTCCCATAGTGTTACTCAACAATAACAAGCATAGTATTATAACAAATAATGTCtgattatagagttctattacaGAACTCTGACAGAAACATTAGCATATGCAAAAGTCAACAGATACAATCAGGCTCTACCTTTTAATGTATGAGCTAGTCCTAAATGTCGTAATTTAATGTATTTTGGATGCTGTCATTTAATTTCTACAAGATACTTTGTCACGTTGAGTGAATATTCTTTCTTTTAAAAAACCTGGATATGACATACTTCAACGGTATAACATCAGAAACCAAAACACAAAGCCAATTTTACATGGCAAGgcttgtttacactgagctgcactgaGGTCGGAACACAATCATGGTTACATTAAGACACAGTTGAGCCAGCGCGAGATGTGGTCGGAAAACGTACCTCAATGCAGGGATGGGATATGTGACTGTACTCCAAATCCTACCTTTATCAACACTGCTCCATCgagaagattgaaatactgctAGTTTTACGATAATGGCTGCGGTGGCTACTGCTAGCTAGTATGAGGAGGAAAAGGGTGATTGCAATTCTACCTCAGTGCAGCTCAGTGTAGACAAGCATAACAGTATCTTTTGCCAAGGCTTTGTGGTTAGAGAGAAGAAAATACATGGACTACttataataaaaaaatgtaaaaatattaCCACAATTTGTCAATGATATATGTACTTATTTTCTCATAGCTTGCATTCCAAGCAAATGTAAACAAATGAAATGACAATGAACAAAACAATATCAAAGCTGTCTGGAGTATCTCTGAAACAGTCTGTCGTGGTAGAACCCTTTAACGCTCCTGTGTTAAGGCTTGTTTAGCACCCTCTTCACTCTTGTTTGAGCCCTCCCAGTCTTCTCAGTAAAACCAGAGGTATGATGAAAGAAGTTGAGCTGATAATGAAGCAGGTCTCTGCTCCAGCAATCCAGTaaactgcaaaaaaaataaaatagacaTTCAGCAGAAATGTTATGAAATTCAAATTATTCACAAATCACAGCCTTTGACAACTGACATAATATTTTTCTGCCCGGTTACAAAATGTGACATTCAATGCAGAAAGTCACCTGAGGATGCCACTATGGGGCCCAGTGCTCGAGCCAGGGCTCCTAAACTACGTAGGATTCCCATCACTGTGCCCTTCTGATTGGCTGAACCTAGAAGAGGAGTTTCATGTTACACAATGACACaatgatttgatttgtgtgtgtgtgtatctaagaGAGAGCGAGTGCATAGTGGTTATATGATAGTAGTTAGAAATCTTACCATGATCTGAAACCAGCGTTGTCAAACAAGGGACAACAATGGCAGCAGCTGTGACAAAGAAGATGTTTGAGTAAAGGAAAATCACCTCAGGGATATActtagtttattttttaaatgaacttTGAAGATATGAAAACTTACCAAATGAGTATAAAATCAAACCTATGTAAACCATCTTCAAATTCCATGCCAGTCCAATGAGAGCAAATGCTGGAATCAGTAATATGATTGCCTAAAATACATTAAGAATACCGACTTTG
It contains:
- the LOC139410758 gene encoding selenocysteine insertion sequence-binding protein 2 isoform X2 — protein: MDKQSKLSPAVQPFVPKVQQEGRLEAPKQLTTSLPLTLPTPYLLDQGSRRHQAGKSTSGDDSRKSPRQRPSTTDGMRGDAQSKHGYISSRRTKGTTETSAYTAGERLIRDQQTKASKSSSDFCSQDNNMIRTSLDAPRRGVFRGTRSAPKSSERSEPAQLDLVTFEVKMAEFPELGGLAPGSPALPAPQKPGTCWGSASPSLTPHHQSSVSTSKTTPVRKVQRQDPSRCTASSENSDASMTIAQGQTVEAVSQSSGLAVTSWANVASQPPKKVIPKKTVNNGTPSQETSVQQEEQASEKKKKGKKKKKKSKMPGEVGALEESEDLVIYQEPPKFEDEEEFPDLSLAFAGLARVQGHNSIVLRNMAKLVNTEEGHREGTGLQPGDQNKDKATAGKALPSETKKGQKAEKTSGKKSKVPVQLDIGNMLAVLEKKQQTQKDKQDTKGVILSVGGSLPVGHKNALIQKKPWTQDKIAHNPLDSTSPLVKKGKQREVPKAKKPTPLKRVILKEREDRKQNRLLEERALPPSSEESKMAGDITEELCEAIGIDQDQRDSTDVSSSPTSPSVLEEQSEVQGETEGDTEEETEKETEETEEPTNQPQPCPPFRPKIHSRKFRDYCSQVLSKDVDECVTNLLKELVRFQDRLYQKDPMKARMKRRLVMGLREVLKHLKLRKVKCVVISPNCERIQSKGGLDEALHTIIDTCREQGVPFVFALSRKALGRCVNKAVPVSLVGIFNYDGAQDHYHKMIELSSEARRAYEVMIENLELTSQGEQENQADQLSTGPLPSPPACSETEEPEYIKLWKKMLEKECNHKFLNFEEQFSSIPRASDCKEQMDEKS